In Leifsonia sp. AK011, the genomic stretch GAGGGCCTGGCTCGTGACGATGGTCCCGCGGCGTGGTTCGGGCCCGCGGAGGACGGCGGGTTCTGGGCGCTCGGCCTGCGCCGGCCGCGCGGCGACCTCGTGCGTGGCATCCCCATGTCCCGGTCCGACACGGGTGCGCTGCAGCGCGAGCGGCTCGTCGCTGCGGGACTCGAGATCGGACTCCTGCCGCCCCTCCGCGATGTCGACACGGTCGAGGATGCCAGGGCCGTCGCCGAACTCGCCCCCGACACCTCCTTCGCGCGGCAGTTCACGGAGCTTTCGTCGACGCTCGCTCTCTGAACCGACCCATGATCACGATTCCGGCCGACGTCGCGGCCGCGAGCGCAACGAGCGCTGCAAGGAAGCCGAGGAGGTTGCGCACGTAGTCGAGCGGGAGCACGCTCGAGTTGGCCGTGCCGAACGCCTGCCCGATGATCTCCGGAACGACGAGAGCGATGACGATCGCCGCGATCACCGCGGCCCCCTGGATGACGAGCACGACCGCGAAGGGGATCCTGCGCGACGCGCGACGCGCGAGAATCGAGACACCGAGCACCCCGACGGCGATGACGCCATCGTGGATCACCAGCGCGGCGATGAGCCACAGCGCGATGCTGGCGTACCAGCTGGGCCGCAGCTCCGTGAGAGCCAGCACGGCACCGATTGCGAGCACCACGATTCCCGCGGCGGCGAGCGCCATCCGCGCCGTCCTCATACGATCACCTCGAGAACACTCAGCCACTTGGTCTGCAGCACACCCGGCCGGGCCGGCGCGATCAGGCGGGCAGGGAAGCCGTGGTCGAGATGCAGTGGTTCCCCCTCGAGGTCGAGGGCGACGAGGGTGAGCTCGTCGCGGGCGAACTCAGGCGAGAGCGTGCTGTGGCCGTACCTGCTGTTGGTCTGCAGGCTCACGACGCGAACGGATGCGTCGTGAGGCGCGTCGACGGCGTCGAGCAGGTCGCGAACGCGTGGGCCGCGCCACGTGGCATCCTGGCTCCACCCCTCGACGCACGCGATCGGCAGGCGCGCCTCGGTGAGCGGGAGGGCACGCAGATCCGCGAGGCTGAAGACCGCGCTCCTCTCGCCGTGGACGACCGTGAGCGCCCAGTCGGCGGATGTCGCGGCCTCCACCACGTCCGCGGCCCGAGCCGTGCGGTTCACCGGAAGCCCCTGAGGCCCCACGCCCATGGCCCGCGGAGCGAACAGGTTGAGCCCCGCGAGCGCACGCGTCGACTGGCCCGCCGTGAAGGCCACGACTGTCGCGGTCGCAAGCGTGACCGTCGCGAGGAAGCCGCGCCTGCTGACGGCAGCACGCGCGTCCGGCTCCGCGATGGGCTCTTCGCGGTCGATCCACGCGAAGAGCCGACCGGTCAGGCCCCCGTCCATTCGTCGACCCGTGACACGGCGAAGCTCGTCAGGGACGTCGCGCACCGCGTCCGGATCGGGTGCTGGCGTGGCATCCGACGCGCGCCAGTGGGCCGCGATCACGGGAAGCTTGACCGCGAGGTGCACGAGGAGCGACCCGATGATGACGAACGAGAGCACCCAGTGCGTTGTACGGAACGAGAACGGGAAGAACCGGTACAGCTGGTAGGTGTTGAGCAGGCCGATGGTGACCTGCACGAGCGAAGCCGAGACGAGCAGCGCGATCGAGGCGCGCTCGAGGAGGTTCGCCAACGACGTCACTGGCGGGTAGGTGAACAGCCTCGGGAATACCGTGTAGAGCTTGGCGAGCAGCAGGGGTATGCAGGCGATTCCCGCCGTCACGTGGATGCCCTGCGTCAGCTGGTAGATCCAGACGGGCCTCGTAAGGAATGCCATGCCCGGCAGCGGCTCCTGGAGGAAGTGACTGTAGAGGCCGGTTGCGAAGCACAGCAGGAAGGCGATACCGAGCACGCGGCCCACAACGACGGTCGTGCGGGGCCGACGCGACGGCGCGATGAGCGCGTGACGCAGCTCATGGAGCACACGCTGCGTGCGCTCAGCGATCAGGAGCATGCCGAACCTCTGGTCATGTCGTCACTGTAGGTTCGGCACACCCCCGCTGTCCGGCCGAGACGGTGACGGGGTGGTGACAGTTATGCGGCGACGGCGTCGTGGCGGGGAAGGCGCACGTCGAAGCGGCAACCCCCCGGCACGTTGCACACCGTGATGGCGCCATCGTGTGCCTCGACGATGCCCTGCACGATCGCGAGTCCGAGCCCTGCGCCTGCCGAGCGGCCCCACAGTTCGGAGGGTGTCCGCGAGGTCGTGGCGCGCCATCCCGCCTGGAACACCTTCGAGAGATCGGCCTCGGCGATGCCACCACCGGCGTCCTCGACTGCGAGCACGACGTCGTCTTCCTCGCCGTGCCGGGTGGTCACGAGGATTCGGCTCGACGGTGGCGAGTGCTGGATCGCGTTCATGAGCAGGTTGCCGACGACACGCGTGAGTTCCTGTGGGTCGCCCATGACGAGGAAGTCGCCGCGCTCCGGCGCAACGAGCTCGACCTGCCGCGCTGCCGCGATGGGGGCGAGCTCGGCGACCGCATCGCTCGCAAGGTCGTAGAGCGACACCGGTCCGCGATTCAGGGTGAGCGTCCCCGACGTGATCTTCGAAAGTTCGAAGAGGTCGTCGACCATGGCGGAGAGCCGGTCGACCTGCACGCGGATCTGGCGGTGGAAGCGCACGGGATCGTCGGCGAGGTCATCCTCCAACGCCTCCGCCATGGCACGAAGACCGGCAAGCGGCGTGCGCAGGTCGTGCGAGATCCACGCGACGAGTTCCCGACGGGATGCCTCGGCCGCTTCGACCTGCTCCCGAGCCAGTGCCAGCCGCTCCCCCGTTGCCGCGAGTTCCGCCGAGAGGGCAGCGAGCTCGCTGCTCTCCCGTTCCGTGACGTCGGGCGAGATGCGCTGGCCCTGCCCGAGCGCTGCGGCGAGCATCCGCACCCGTTCGCTGCGCCGGGCAAAGGCTCGACCCAGCACAACGGCGAGGCCGAGGGTCACAACCGCCGAGGATGCGGCGACGGCGAACGTGACGACGAGGTCATGCTCGGAGACATACATGTACTGCGCCGTCGCGATCATGCCGAGAGTTACGGAGAGGATCGCCGCGGCGACGATGACCGAGAGGTGCACGTACATCGAGGCTCGCCGCACGAGGCGCAGCACGACGATCGCAAGCATGGCCACGACAAGTGAGCACAGCAGTGCGATCCCGGCGATGATGCCGATGTCAGCGAGGGAGAGCATCGCTCCCCGCAAGGTCGAGGCGGTAGCCGACGCCCCAGACGGTCACGAGCGCTGTCGGCTCGGTCGGATCATCCTCGATCTTCTCCCGCACGCGGCGCACCGTTACGGTGACGGTCGAGAGATCTCCGATGTCCCAGTTCCACACGGACTTGAGCAATTGCTCGCGACTGAACGCCTGGCGGGGATGCTTCAGCAGGAAGGCGAACAGGTCGAACTCCCGAGCGGACAACGCGATCTCCTGGTCGTTCTTGCGGAGGATGCGGGCGGCAGGATCGATCCAGAAATCGCCGAGGGTGAAGGCGGACTCCGGGGTCAGTTCGGTGACACTGCGCCGCAGAATGGACTTGACGCGCAGCACCAGTTCTCGCGGCGAGAACGGCTTGGTGAGGTAGTCGTCTGCTCCGACCTCGAGCCCGCTGATGCGATCCTCGGTCGATCCGAGGGCCGTGAGCATGATGATGGGAACCTGAAGGGTGCGTCGGATCCTCTGGCACACCTCCGCGCCGTCGATACCGGGGAGCATGCGGTCGAGCACGATGAGGTCCGGACGTTCCCGTTCCACGGCATCAAGCGCGGCGAATCCGTCGGGCGCCGAGGTGACGACGAATCCTGCGGCCTTGAGATAGTTGCACGCGACCTCACGCACGGTCGGGTCATCCTCAACGACGAGCACGCGTCGGTCGGCAAGCACGTCGCGGCGCGCGGCAATCGAGGTGGTGGAGCCCATGCACACAGGATAGGTTCGTGCGCTGCGATCCGACAGGCGCCGGAGGGATACGGGGGCGGTCGTCCCCACCTTGTAAGGTTTGCCGGGCCACCTCGCGTCCGTGGCTTTCTACGCTCGGAAGATGTCATCACCCCTCCTCGCGGGGCCAGCTCACGGCACCTTCGGTCTCGCCGCCGACCACCCCTACGAGCTCGCCCTGCGCGACCCACAGCGAGACGTGCGCCTGCACGAGTTCGGCACCCGGGCAGGGGGTTCGAGGGCGGCCAGCCTGGAGGTGTCGCGGTACCGAGGCGCCCCGGACACCGTCGACCGCGACATCCTGACGCGCACACGAGGCGGGGTCCTCGATCTCGGATGCGGGCCGGGACGACTCGTCGAGGCTGCCGTGCAGGCCGGCCGGCGGGCGCTCGGAGTGGATGTCTCGGCCACCGCCGTGGCACTCGCCCATGAACGCGGCCTCCCGGTGCTCCGTCGGTCGGTCTTCGATCCGCTCCCGCGTGAGGGATCATGGGGCACCGTGCTGCTGCTCGACGGCAACATCGGGATCGGTGGCGATCCTACGACCCTTATCGAGCGGTGCGCGAGCCTGATCGACGCCCAGGGGCTGCTGGTGGTGGAGACGCACGCCGCGGCACGACGTGACCGGCGATTCACCGCCAGGCTCGTGGACGACCTGGGGCGGGCGAGCCTCCCGTTCGCGTGGGCCGAGGTGGGCGCGGTGGCACTTCGTCGGCACGCACGACAGGCCGGACTCGTCGTGTCGTCCCAGTGGTCGGCTGGTGGGCGCGCCTTCGTCGCGCTCGCCAGGGGGTAGACCGTGCCGGGCGGAAAGGCCACCACCACCACCCCGATCCGCGCGAGGTCTGCGTGGATCGGGGTGGGTGTGGCATCCGCACTCATCGTCACGGCTGTCGCGATCCCCGCGCTGACCGCCTGGGAGGTGTGGGCCAACCACTTTCCGCCTCTGCACGCAGAATGGGCTCCGCACGTGGGCCCCGGCACCATTCCCGCGATCGTTCTCGCGATTCTCGCGGCACGCTTCGCCGTCGATCTGGCTGCGCGGCTACCGTGGCGCGGACTGCTTCCCGCCGCCTTCGGAACCGCCGCGCTCTGGCTCGCGAGCCTCGCCCTCGTCGACGGCCCCTCCGGCCTGGGCGCCATCCTCGGGAGCCGTCACGAGTACCTGCGGACGGCCAGCACCATCAGCGACGTTCCGGCCTTCCTGGCCGACTACATCGCCCACATCCCGCTCGACTCGGTAGATCACTGGCCCATCCACATCGCGGGCCACCCACCCGGGGCGGTGCTGTTCTTCTGGGTTCTCGTGACGCTTGGCCTCGGCAGTTGGCCTGCCGCGGGAACGGTCGTGCTTCTGCTCGCGGCCACGGTGCCCGTCGCGGTGCTGCTCACCCTGCGTCGGCTGGGGGCGGATGACGCGGCTCGCCGTGCAGCACCGCTCCTCGTGTTCGGGCCCGCCGCGATCTGGATGGCCGTCTCCGCTGACGCCATGTTCGCGGCCTTCGCCGCGTGGGGCCTGTACCTTCTGTCGGTCGCGGCCACCGCGAAGCGCCGGCGGGTCCTCGCCCTGGGCGGGGTGGGGTCGGGGCTCGTTCTCGGGTACTGCGTGTTCCTCTCCTACGGCCTGCCGCTACTCGGCGTCCTGGCGGTCGCGATCCTCGTGATCGCGCGATCGTGGTGGGCTCTGCCGTGGGCGCTCGGGGGCGCGGCGACCGTCGCGCTGAGCTTCGCGGCGGGCGGCTTCGCGTGGTGGCAGGCCTACCCCGTGCTGGTCGAGCGCTACTGGGCGGGCATCGCCACGCGGAGGCCTGCGGGCTACTGGATATGGGGCAACCTCGCCGCACTGTCGATCAGCGCGGGCCCGCTCGTCGGTTCCGCGGTCGCCGGCGCGGTCGCCCGAGTGCGGCGCTGGCGGGAGTGGACGAGCGGAGACCGGGTGGTCGTGCTCCTGACGCTGGCTGCGGCATCCACGATCCTGATCGCCGACCTCTCGCAGATGAGCAAAGCCGAGGTGGAGCGCATCTGGCTGCCGTTCGTGCCCTGGCTGCTCGTGGGCACCGCCCTGCTACCCGAACGCTGGCGCCGAGGGGGTCTCGTGCTGCAGGTCACGTTCGCGCTCATCGTGCAGCACCTGCTGCGCACGGGGTGGTGAGCGCCGCTGAGCCGCAGCACGGTGTGGGAATCAGCCTCAGTCCACCTCCGTGAGGTGCCTGGGAGGGTTACTCAGGGTAATCGAGCACCCCGAGTTGCTCGTACACGCTGAGGCCATCCCACAAGGACTGGCACGAGACGATGAGGCCGTCCTCCACCCGGAAGATGTCCATGCCCTCCATGGTGATGACGCGACCCGTTGCTGCCACCGATCCGTAGGGGCCCACGTGGAGACCGGAGGTGCGCCAGTGCAGCGCGACCTTGTCACCCTCGGCGATGAGGTCGAGGATGTGCGCTTCGACCTCGGTGAACGCGCCACGGTAGCGGGCGACATCCTCTCGGATGGCATCGAGCGTCGAACTCTCGAAACCCGTGACGGCGACCGAAGCCGACGGCGACCAGCACTCGTCGATCGCAGTCAGGTCGTCGCGCACCCAGACGCGCTCGTGATACTCGCGCACGATGTCGGCATTGGTGAGAACGGGCATCAGGCTCCCCAGCGTTGGTGGATTCGGCGGTCGATCCAGCCGAAGACGGTGAAGACCAGCAGTGACAGCAGCACGATGAGGATCGCCGCACCGAATGCGGGCGCCATCGTGAGCAGGCGGTACTGGTAGGTGAACTCGACCCCGAGGCCGGTGGTTCCGATGAGCGATTCGCCGATGACAGTGGCGATGATCGCCGAGCTCGCCGCAATGCGCAGGCCCGTCGACATGTGGGGCAGGGCGCTCGGGAGGCCGATCCACCGGAACGTGGCGGTGGCGGATGCCCCGAGCGAACGCGCCACGTCGCGGTGCTGGGGCAGCGCCGCATCCAGACCCGACCTCGTGTACACGAAGGCCGGCAGGATCACGAGTACCGAGGCGATCACAACGACCGTGCTGTCCCGGTAGCCGAACAAGCGTGCGAGGAGCGGGAACATCGCCACGAGCGGAGTCGCCGTGAGCAGCACCATGGCGGGCACGACGAGCCCGGAGGTGAACGTCGATAGCCGCGCGACGATCGCTAGCACGACGCCGACGGCGACGCCGAGGAGCAGGGCGAGCGAGGCAGTCGACAGGGTCTGACCGACCAGCGTCGCGTACTCGAGCGGCCGCGACACGAGGTCGGCGAAGACGGCGGCAGGCGCCGGCACGATGAGTGGCGAGACCTTGCCAACCGTGATCCACAGCTGCCAGGCCCCGATGAGCACCACAGCGATACCCACGACCTCGAGCGTGGTCTGGATGACACGAACCCGGGTCGTCCGCGTGTCCGGCTCGCTGCGCGACACGATCCCGACCCCGTAACGCCGACGCAGCACCCACTGCGCGAGCGCGGCCACGCCGAACGCGACCATTCCGCCAGCGGCCGCGAGCACCGACGCCGCCCACAGCCGCTGAACGTCGCCGCCCTGCATCCCAGAGATCAGCAGCACCCCGAGCCCGGTGGATGACCCGTACCACTCGCCGTAGATCGTGCCGGCGAGTGCGGCGGGGGCCGCGAGCTTGAAGCCCTCCGCGAGGGACGGCAGTGCCCGGGGAATCGTGAGGAGCGTCGCGGTGCGCCATCCCGAGGCGCCCAGGGAGGAGAAGAGGTCGCGCAGCGAACCCTCGCTGGCCGAGAGCCCGACCGAGATGGAGACGAAGAAGTAGAAGTAGACGGCGAGCGCGGCGATGGCGACCGGCCCGCTCTCGCGGCCCGCGACGACGAGCACGACCGGCCCGACGGCGACCCAGGGAGCCGAATTGGCGAGCGCTGCGAACTGGTCGACGATGCGTCGCAACGACCGCACCTGGTGCGCGAGGAGCGCGGAGATCGCCGCGAGCACACCACCGATGACGAGCCCGATCGCGGCGGCCGAGAACGTGGCGCCGGCCGATCTCCAGTAGAGGTCTCGGTACTTGTTGTCGAAGACGGTGGCGACGGCCTCCCCCGGCGTGATGACGAAGCCGTCGGCCAGACCCGCGCGCCCAGCGATCTCCCACGCGGCGAGCAGCACGAGAACACCTGCGGCGTAGGCGCCGGTCGTACGTGCACGCCCCCAACCGGCCCACGGCCTCGGCTGCCGCGCTCTGACGAAGACAGGCGCTGCCGTGCTGGCGATCTCGTTCATGCTGGTTCTCCTGTTCCGCGTTCGTGCTGCGGAAAAACGTCGGCGTAGGTCTCGCCCGGGATGTACGGGAAGCGCTCCGCGATGTCGTCCGGCACCTCGACGCCGAGGCCGGGCCCGGTGGGCGGTGCGAGCATCCCGTCGCTGATCGCGCTGAGGGCGAGCGAAGGGCTGAGTTCGTCGACGAGCGGCTGGTACGGGTCGATGTCGTACTCGAGCAGCGGCACGGATGCCACACTCGCCCAGTGCAGGTTGGCTGCGAGCCCCACTGCCGTCGGTCCCCCCACGTGCGGATACACCGCGATGCCCGCCTGCGCTGCGAGGTCGGCGATCTCGAGGCTCGCGAGGATTCCGCCGCAGATCGAGGCATCCGGTTGGAAGACACCGGCGGCCCGAGTTCGTGCGAGCTCGCCGTACTGCCGCGGCGAGAAGACCCGCTCCCCCACCGCGATAGGGATCGGGCTCCGTTCGGCAAGCCACGCGAGCTCCGCGGCCCGATACTGCGGAAGAGGCTCCTCGAAGAAGAACACACCGAGGTCGGTCAGCTTCTCCGCGAGTGCCAGCGCCGACCGCGCGTCGTGGAACCAGTACGAGTCGACCCCGATGCGCACCGACTCCCCCACGTGCTCACGCACCTGGCGCACCACGTCGACGTCCGCCTCCTGCGTGCGGCCGAGTCGAACCTTCACAGCACCAAACCCGGCGGCGAGCGCCTGGTCGAAGTACTCGGCATGCCACTGGCCGGATGCCTCGAACATGGTCGTGCCCGTTCCGTACAGGTCCAACGCCCCGCCGTCGCCGCCGAGCAGCTGCCAGACGGGCGCATCCACGGACCTGCCGAGGATGTCCCACAGCGCCATCTCGATCGCCCCGATCGTCTGCGACGTGAAGCCGTCCCAGCCGAGGTAGCCGTCCATGCGCGCGTGCAGGTCGGCCAGGCGCGCCCGAATCGCTCGGGGCTCCTGGCCGACCAGCGCCGAGGCGCAGATGTCGGTCACCGCCGAGGCGAACACTGTGGGGTAGCTGTGTCCCCAGTTGGTGCTCGCCTCGCCCCACCCGGTGATACCTGCGTCGGTGTCGATGCGCACGAGCGCGAAGCTGCGCGACATCGGCGGGTCCGACTTGCGGTAGCCGAGGATGACGGGGGTGACGGCGGTGATCTTCATGGAGTGGGCGGAGCCTTACTGGCCGTGCGCGGCTTTCATGTACGAGGTGTCGACGAAGTCCGCGACATCCGGCAGGTCGGTCTCACCCGCGGCGAGGTAGCCCGCGAAGACCTCGTTCTCCATGTACTCGGGGTCGACGCTGAGGATGCCGTTGGCGTCCGTGTAGTCGCTCTCGATGAAGGAGATGTAGCCGTCGTTGGCCTCGGTCGCGAAGGCCTCGTCGAGCCCGCTGTCCTTCGCGTACTCGTTGACCGTGAGGTCCACCGCGATGGACGGGTCGGCCATGTTCGCCTCGGTCGCCGCGATGAGCGCCTTGAGGGCCGCGATCACCTTGTCCTCGTTCTCCTCGAGGTAGGCGCGGGAGGCGAAGATCACGTCGCCGTAGGCCTTGAGGCCGAACTCGGAGAAGGTCTGGTCCGTGACATCCGTGCCGGCCTGTCGAAGCTGGATGGGCTGGTTGGTCGCGTAGGACGTGATGACGTCGACCTCGCCATCGACGAGCGGCTGCGGGTCGTAGCTCATCGGCACGAAGGTGTAGTCGGGCTCGAGGTCGTTGATCTTGAAGAGCGCGTCGATGCGGATCTGGTCGCCCTGGATGCCACCGATGCGCTTGCCGACGAGGTCCTCCGCGGTCGAGATGTCCGTCGAACTCAGCCACGTGTACGACGAGGGCGACTGCTGGTACATCGCACCGATCACGACGTAGTCGGCGCCCTCCTCGTTGGCCTTGATGAGCTGGAGTTCGTCTGAGGCGATGCCGATGTCGGCCTGGCCAGCCGCGAGCACCTGGGCAACCGCCGGCGTGTTGGGGCCGCCGTGGACGATCTCGATGGAGACACCCTCATCCTCGAAGTAGCCCTCGCTCTCACCGACGTACAGGGAGGCCCACTCGACGTCGGCCACCCAGTTGACGGCGAAACGCACGGGGCTGTCGTCGACAGCGGATTCGGATGTCTCGGCGGGAGCCGCGCAGGCTGCGAGCAGCCCTGCCGTCGCGACGGCCGCGAGGGCCGCCGTCAGCTTTCGTCGGGTGATGCGGTGGGTGGGGGCTGTGGTGACCATGGGAACGCCTTTCGTGGATGGTGCCGGGAAGGAACGGTGCTGGTTCTGGCGGTGCTGGGTGGTGGTGTGCTGTGTAACGGTCATGCGGGAATCGCGGCCTGTGAATCGATACCGAGGTGGTGCTCGACCCGGGCAACGAGGTCCACGAACTCGGGGCTCGTGAGCTGGTCGGCGCGTCGCGGCTTCTCGATCTCCACGTCGACGCGAGCAACGATCTGTGCCGGCCGGGGACTGAGCACGATGATCTCGTCGCTCAGGAGCACGGCCTCAGTGATCGAGTGCGTGACGAGGAGGGTGGTCGTCGGCTGGCTCTGCCAGATGACGGGCAACTCGAGGTTGAGGCGGCGGCGGGTGAGCTCGTCCACCGCCCCGAACGGTTCGTCGAGGAGGAGCAGCCGGGGCTGGGTGACGAGGCACCTCGCGATCGCAGCGCGCTGCCGCATCCCGCCGGAAAGCTGCGCCGGCCGCGACTTCTCGAAGCCCTCGAGACCGACGAGCTTCAAGAGGTGCGCGATGCGTTCGGCGTCGGCCGGCCTGCGGGTGAGTTTGAGCGCGAGCGAGAGGTTGGACTCGATGCTGCGCCACGGCAGCAGGGCCGGGTCCTGGAACGCCACCGCGATGTCCCCGCGAGCGCGGTAGGCGTCGGGTGACTCACCGTCGATCGTGACCGAGCCACTCGTCGGGTGGTCGAGTCCCGCAATGATGCGCAGGAGGGTGGACTTGCCGCAGCCCGACGGGCCGACGAGAGCGGTCGTCGTGCCGGGGCGAAGCTGCAGGTCCAGGCTCGCGATCGCGTCGACGGCGCGCACTCCGGACCCGTACTGTTTGCCGACGCCCGCGACCTCGACGCGGGGGCCTTCCGTTGGTGAGGTCATTGCTGCTCCCATCGGTATCTACTTCGCGGAGATCACGCGGGCGCCCTCGCGCTCCGCTTTGGTGTTGAGCACACCGGCCCGAGTGCCCGCGAGCTTCGCCCGCATGTGCTCGGTCGCGGTCACGGGCTCGTAGAGCGGTGCCTCGCCCTCCGCGAGCAGCTCGGGCAGCGGCTCGACGATCGCGTCCCAGTTGCAGCCGTGGAAGTAGGCGACGCTGCGACGACGGATGATCGTGCCGTCGATCACGGGCGGCTTCACCCGATGCAGCGTCGACATCCAGTGCTCGTTGGTCCACCGTGCGGTGATGTCACCGAGGTTGATGAGCAGTGCACCCTCGTCGGGCTGCACGTCGTGCCATCCGCCGTCCGTGCCGAGCACCTGGAGCCCCCGCACGCGATCGGCCCACAACACGGTGATGACGCCGAAGTCGGTGTGCTCACCCATGCCCCGAAGCTCGCCGTCGAGGGTGACGTTCATGCCGGGCGTGAGCGCGTAGTTGTTCATGCGCATGGTGCCTGTGGCGTGCTCGAACGCGGCGTCAAAGAAGTCGGTGGGCAGCTCGAGCGCGTCGGCGCTCATCCGCATGAGGGTCTGGGAGACGGCGCGCGCGTGCTGCATGTATGTCTCGACCCGCTCCCGGAAGAGCGGCACATCCGGCCACACGTTCTGCTGGTACTGCTCCTCGAGCAGGTCGTCCGCGTCGTAGTCGTCGACGGTGAGCCCGACGTTGAACGCCTCGAAGAAGTCATTCATCTTGTTGGCCGGCTCGACGCCGAGGCTCAGGCTCGTGGCCTCCGACTTGGGCGGCGAGTACCCGCGATTGATGCCGGGAGGGGTCTGGTACTTCTTCTTGGCGTCGGGCTCGAGGCCGACGAAGAAGTCGTCGGATGCCGCGGCGAGCCCGTCGATGACGTCTGCGGGTATGCCGTGCCCGTGCACCTGCACGAAGCCGACCTCGCGGCAGGCCGCGGCGAACTCGCGGGCCACACGGTCGCGGGCTGCGGCGTCATCCGGCGAGCCGGAGATGTAGGGAGAGATGTCGATAGCGGGAACGCGGAATGTCATGGTCGGAGCTTCCTCAGAACGGAGTCGGTTATGGGCGGTCGTGAACGACCACACACTTCCCGTCTTCCGGTCATGGCTCGAACGAGTCGAGGCTCCCAGAACACCAAGTGACAGGTACTACTGTCGCGGCGCGCTGTTACGCGCCTGTTTCATCGTGGTTACTCGGTCGTAAAGGTTGGCCCCCTTGGGACTTTCGCCTCTGGTCGTCAAGCATGCTGGAAGGGTGAGAGTCGGCGAGGGGACGAAACCGTGGCTGCGCGCGCCCGCGGTGGAGTTCGTCGCGGCCTTCGCGGAGGGCGGTTCGCTCGCCCCGCTGACCGAGTGGGTGCGGTCGGCATCGCCACGTGCCGACCTCCACCTCTGGTCGGACAACCAGGCCCAGATGCACCGCGCGCGCATCGTCTCCGGCACGATCGGCATCCTCGACATCGACTGGTCCCCGGTGCGTTTTCAGGTGAGCG encodes the following:
- a CDS encoding ABC transporter ATP-binding protein, with product MTSPTEGPRVEVAGVGKQYGSGVRAVDAIASLDLQLRPGTTTALVGPSGCGKSTLLRIIAGLDHPTSGSVTIDGESPDAYRARGDIAVAFQDPALLPWRSIESNLSLALKLTRRPADAERIAHLLKLVGLEGFEKSRPAQLSGGMRQRAAIARCLVTQPRLLLLDEPFGAVDELTRRRLNLELPVIWQSQPTTTLLVTHSITEAVLLSDEIIVLSPRPAQIVARVDVEIEKPRRADQLTSPEFVDLVARVEHHLGIDSQAAIPA
- a CDS encoding isopenicillin N synthase family oxygenase; its protein translation is MTFRVPAIDISPYISGSPDDAAARDRVAREFAAACREVGFVQVHGHGIPADVIDGLAAASDDFFVGLEPDAKKKYQTPPGINRGYSPPKSEATSLSLGVEPANKMNDFFEAFNVGLTVDDYDADDLLEEQYQQNVWPDVPLFRERVETYMQHARAVSQTLMRMSADALELPTDFFDAAFEHATGTMRMNNYALTPGMNVTLDGELRGMGEHTDFGVITVLWADRVRGLQVLGTDGGWHDVQPDEGALLINLGDITARWTNEHWMSTLHRVKPPVIDGTIIRRRSVAYFHGCNWDAIVEPLPELLAEGEAPLYEPVTATEHMRAKLAGTRAGVLNTKAEREGARVISAK